The genomic DNA GGTCCGGCGATCAGATGAGGGAAAAAAGTGATGAACAAGGAGTAGCTGACGAAATCGCGAGCGCCCGGCTCGCCGCGATACGCGCTGGTCAGGAAGGTGATCTGCTCGAAGGTGAAGAACGATACGGCCAGCGGCAGGATCAAGGGCGCCAGACTCCAGTTCGCGCCGATGATCGCGCCGGCGCCCTCGACCAGGAAATTTCGATACTTGAAGTAGCCCAGCAACGCGATATTTACGGCGATCCCGATTCCCAGCAGCAGCCGGCGTCGGCGCGACTCGATCGTCGCGGAATTCTCGACCGCCGGAGGAACCAGCAGCAATGACCACAGAAAATTGAAGCCGATCGAAAATAAAAAAAGCAGCAGGTAGTGCCAGTTCCACCACGCGTAAAAGAACAGCGACGCGAAAATCAGGAACGCGCCGGCGGCGCGCCTATTGCCGGACGCGGTGAGCATCCAGAAGGCGATCAATACGAACGGCAGGAATCCGAATGCGAACTGATACGAGTTGAACAGCACCGTCGTTGCGCGCGTCTAGTCCTGGCGTTTGTCCACGCGCAACTTTTCGCTGATCACCAGCGCGTTCAGCGCCGCCGTCTGACGCACCGAAAATTCCGCGGGCCGCTGCAAGGTCTTGTGCCGCGCGTCGAGCGCCGTGAGTCCGTTCATCAGGCGCTCGCGGGCTTCGTCGATCGTCGGCCGCGGCATGACCCGGCGCCCGCGTTCGACGATCGTCTCGAGCAGCGCGACCGTTTTCGCCGGCGCAGGCCTGAACTCGCGCGCGACCGTCGTGATGCTTTCGTCGGCGATTCCGACCATGTCGGCGTAGATCGCGCCAGTCGCCGAATGCGCGCGAAACAATTGCTTGCGTCCCGGCGTCGACGCCTTGTTCTGCGACATCTTGAGCCGCGCGTGACCCGCATACTCGACCAACTTGTACACAAAGTCGGCGGCCGGCGCGTCATCGCTCACCGCCAGCGACGTCCCCACTCCGAATGCGTCAATCGGCGCGCGCGAATCGACCAACTCCGCGATCTTATACTCATCGAGATCGCCGCTCGCGACGATCGCGATCTCCGGGAAGCCTGCCGCGTCGAGAATCCGCCGCGTCTTGCGGCTCAACTCCTGCAAATCGCCGCTATCGAGCCGCACGCCCTGAATCTTGACTCCGCGCTCGCGCATCGCCGCTGCAATCTGAGCCGCATTCTCGACGCCCCGCAGCGTGTCGTAAGTATCGACCAAAAGCGTGCTCAGCGTCAGGAAGCTGGCGGTGAAGTCGCGGAACGCATCGCGCTCATGCTCGTGCGCCATCACAAAACTGTGGCTCATCGTGCCGTAAACCGGAATACCGTAGCGCTTGCCCGCGAGCACGTTCGCCGATCCGTGGAAGCCCGCGATATAGCTGGAGCGCGCCACGATTAATGCCGCGTCGGCGCCCT from Candidatus Binatus sp. includes the following:
- a CDS encoding nicotinate phosphoribosyltransferase, which gives rise to MPIDLRLDPSEVALFTDLYELAVGAALLEHGFNETASFELSMRRMPPGRGYMVAAGVERLIEALEEYRFDAEAIAHLESLQLFKPEFLDYLSRLRFTGSVRAIPEGALYFANEPILEIRAPIIEAQLIETLVLNQLGFASIVATKAARCFSVAGGRRLVDFGPRRAQGADAALIVARSSYIAGFHGSANVLAGKRYGIPVYGTMSHSFVMAHEHERDAFRDFTASFLTLSTLLVDTYDTLRGVENAAQIAAAMRERGVKIQGVRLDSGDLQELSRKTRRILDAAGFPEIAIVASGDLDEYKIAELVDSRAPIDAFGVGTSLAVSDDAPAADFVYKLVEYAGHARLKMSQNKASTPGRKQLFRAHSATGAIYADMVGIADESITTVAREFRPAPAKTVALLETIVERGRRVMPRPTIDEARERLMNGLTALDARHKTLQRPAEFSVRQTAALNALVISEKLRVDKRQD